A genomic segment from Oncorhynchus clarkii lewisi isolate Uvic-CL-2024 chromosome 12, UVic_Ocla_1.0, whole genome shotgun sequence encodes:
- the LOC139421193 gene encoding reticulophagy regulator 3-like, whose amino-acid sequence MAHTEGLENAMGECSGKQGSTLGLRSRPCSSERDGQVRVVKASLQKRLGPYEPVLTYLQSVLVWERPFQSVLLFTVVNVVFWFFALTSLRLLFLLCSGLVVFICVDSWRNKIWPEIRVKKPDESENESWGLVQPGVLSVPELCHHIAEVWVSGLAFTSSLVQFKRHNPGKFCLLTCALLTCLVMVGRYIPGLVLSYSAVLVVLLCPLAAYHRVWQRVCMKLEPALQWLDFSVRGYMMSKPIDNQFLRKPIRGAASGDASDSEEELAAFCPTFDDAIVAKELAMTDSEHSDAEVSYTDNGTFNLSRGQTPLTEGSEDFDRHSDNEESFARDLNDFPSINPDATLMDDDDDSCIGLPSLGLRSGRTGPRTTAELLDVESHLDSDQDDLDEELSFGGLPPASDFLGGDLAGIIASNMIQAALAGAMQPRPPAARRERVGPTRAGAHRGFRKQSSSELDTDLDGEDFEMLDQSELNQMDSFGGAGGRGGGQGGGQGSNFLSNLLGKPQ is encoded by the exons ATGGCGCACACGGAAGGACTGGAAAATGCAATGGGAGAGTGTTCAGGAAAACAGGGCTCGACTCTTGGCCTGAGAAGTCGACCATGCTCCAGCGAAAGAGATGGCCAGGTCCGCGTTGTTAAAGCCTCGCTTCAGAAGAGACTCGGACCTTACGAGCCGGTGTTGACCTACCTACAGTCCGTTCTGGTGTGGGAAAGGCCGTTTCAGAGTGTGCTACTCTTCACAGTGGTCAACGTTGTGTTCTG GTTCTTTGCCCTGACCTCGCTGCGCCTGCTCTTCCTGCTGTGCTCTGGCCTGGTTGTATTCATCTGCGTTGACAGCTGGAGGAACAAGATCTGGCCTGAGATCAGAG TTAAAAAACCTGATGAGTCTGAAAAtgaaag CTGGGGCCTGGTGCAGCCAGGGGTGCTCAGTGTTCCAGAGCTGTGTCACCACATTGCTGAGGTCTGGGTCTCTGGGCTGGCCTTCACATCCAGCCTGGTGCAGTTCAAACGCCACAACCCTGGCAAG TTCTGCCTCCTGACCTGTGCCCTCTTGACCTGTCTGGTCATGGTTGGACGGTACATTCCTGGACTGGTGCTCTCTTACTCTGCAG TGCTGGTTGTTCTGCTGTGCCCCCTGGCAGCGTACCACCGAGTGTGGCAGCGTGTGTGCATGAAGCTGGAGCCGGCCCTGCAGTGGCTGGACTTCAGCGTTCGTGGGTATATGATGTCAAAGCCCATCGACAACCAGT TCCTCCGCAAGCCAATTCGGGGTGCAGCATCCGGTGATGCCAGTGACAGTGAGGAGGAGCTTGCTGCATTCTGCCCGACG TTTGACGATGCTATAGTGGCAAAAGAACTTGCGATGACGGACTCTGAGCACTCTGACGCTGAGGTCTCGTACACAGACAATGGGACCTTTAATCTGTCCCGTGGCCAGACTCCTCTCACAGAGGGCTCAGAAG ATTTTGATAGACACAGTGACAATGAGGAGTCGTTTGCACGAGACCTCAATGACTTCCCCTCCATCAACCCAGACGCCACCCTGATGGACGACGACGACGACTCCTGCATCGGGCTGCCCAGCCTGGGTCTTCGGTCTGGGCGGACTGGCCCCCGAACCACGGCCGAGCTGCTGGATGTGGAATCCcacctggactctgaccaggACGACCTGGACGAGGAGCTCTCCTTCGGCGGCCTCCCCCCTGCTTCTGACTTCCTCGGAGGTGACCTGGCTGGAATCATCGCTAGCAACATGATTCAGGCGGCATTGGCTGGTGCCATGCAGCCTCGTCCCCCTGCCGCCCGCAGAGAGAGGGTGGGGCCCACCAGAGCAGGGGCCCATAGGGGCTTCCGCAAGCAGTCTAGCTCGGAGCTGGACACGGACTTGGACGGAGAGGACTTTGAGATGCTGGACCAGTCGGAGCTGAACCAGATGGATTCCTTTGGGGGTGCAGGAGGACGGGGAGGAGGGCAGGGTGGGGGACAGGGGTCCAACTTCCTCTCCAACCTACTGGGGAAACCACAGTGA